The following are from one region of the Candidatus Rokuibacteriota bacterium genome:
- a CDS encoding metal-dependent transcriptional regulator: METTHAIQDYLGAIYDLAGSDKPVIGARLARHMRLSAPSITEALRRMQREGYVKVAGKKEIRLTTKGLDIARTMARRHRLLERWLTDVLGLDWSRAHDEAHRLEHALSPVVEERLAVMLGMPSTCPHGNPIPGMPQPEAHNPIPLSQATKGQALVVERITEEAEADRQLLNFLWESGVRPGSRLTVSEVAPYAGTISVLLDGRTVTMGLAASHKIWVYDPQQLTPPRKPVRAQKARKVAP, encoded by the coding sequence GTGGAAACGACCCACGCCATCCAGGACTACCTGGGCGCCATCTACGATCTGGCCGGCAGCGACAAACCGGTGATCGGCGCGCGCCTCGCGCGGCACATGCGCCTCTCGGCGCCCTCCATCACCGAGGCGCTCCGGCGCATGCAGCGCGAGGGCTACGTCAAGGTGGCGGGCAAGAAGGAGATCCGCCTCACCACCAAGGGTCTCGACATCGCGCGCACGATGGCGCGTCGCCACCGCCTGCTCGAGCGCTGGCTGACCGACGTCCTCGGGCTCGACTGGTCGCGCGCCCACGACGAGGCGCACCGGCTCGAGCACGCGCTCTCCCCCGTCGTCGAGGAGCGCCTGGCCGTGATGCTCGGGATGCCCTCGACCTGCCCGCACGGCAACCCGATACCCGGTATGCCCCAGCCCGAGGCGCACAACCCGATCCCGCTCTCGCAGGCCACGAAGGGCCAGGCGCTCGTGGTGGAGCGCATCACGGAGGAGGCCGAGGCCGACCGCCAGCTGCTCAACTTCCTGTGGGAGAGCGGCGTCCGGCCCGGCAGCCGTCTGACCGTGTCCGAGGTGGCGCCCTACGCCGGCACCATCTCCGTGCTGCTCGACGGGCGGACCGTCACGATGGGGCTCGCCGCCTCGCACAAGATCTGGGTCTACGACCCGCAGCAGCTCACGCCCCCGCGCAAGCCCGTGCGCGCCCAGAAAGCGCGAAAGGTTGCCCCGTAG
- a CDS encoding CaiB/BaiF CoA-transferase family protein, whose protein sequence is MGVLDGIKILELARVPPAELPGMMFADMGADVLKIETPSETQEDPDWQRRSAFVYVNRNKRSLALNMKAPEGQALFKKLAAGADVIIEGFRPGVMKRLGADYEAIRAINPRIVYCSLSGFGQNGPYRDYPAHDMNYLSLAGILALIGEPDRKPAIPLNLVADYAGASMHGALGVMYALFARERTGKGQHVDVSYLDTSVALLAATPNMRFFFSDGLAPKRGEGFLGGSYPYYAIYETKDAKLLTIGCTEPWLWENFCKALGRPDFVRFARKHDQFVRAANAEEVKARDEIEAIIRTRNRDEWYELLVKADVCVGKVYDPEEMVADPQVQAREMVVEVKHPTLGTIKEFGIPIKLSATPGTVRTAAPHAGEHTEAVLRELGLSAADIKALREKKIVG, encoded by the coding sequence ATGGGAGTCCTCGACGGCATCAAGATTCTGGAGCTCGCCCGCGTGCCGCCGGCCGAGCTGCCCGGCATGATGTTCGCGGACATGGGCGCCGACGTCCTCAAGATCGAGACACCGTCCGAGACGCAGGAGGACCCCGACTGGCAGCGGCGCTCGGCCTTCGTCTACGTCAACCGCAACAAGCGCTCGCTGGCGCTCAACATGAAGGCGCCCGAAGGGCAGGCGCTCTTCAAGAAGCTCGCGGCCGGGGCCGACGTGATCATCGAGGGATTCCGCCCCGGCGTGATGAAGCGGCTCGGCGCCGACTACGAGGCGATCCGCGCAATCAACCCGCGCATCGTCTACTGCTCCCTCTCGGGCTTCGGCCAGAACGGCCCCTACCGCGACTACCCGGCGCACGACATGAACTACCTCTCGCTGGCCGGCATCCTCGCGCTGATCGGCGAGCCCGACCGCAAGCCCGCGATCCCGCTCAACCTCGTCGCCGACTACGCGGGCGCGAGCATGCACGGCGCCCTCGGCGTCATGTACGCGCTCTTCGCCCGCGAGCGCACGGGCAAGGGCCAGCACGTGGACGTCTCCTACCTCGACACCTCGGTCGCGCTCCTGGCCGCCACGCCCAACATGCGCTTCTTCTTCAGCGACGGCCTGGCGCCCAAGCGCGGCGAGGGCTTCCTCGGCGGCTCGTATCCCTACTACGCGATCTACGAGACCAAGGACGCCAAGCTCCTCACCATCGGCTGCACCGAGCCCTGGCTGTGGGAGAACTTCTGCAAGGCGCTCGGCCGCCCCGACTTCGTGCGCTTCGCGCGCAAGCACGACCAGTTCGTCCGCGCGGCCAACGCGGAGGAGGTCAAGGCGCGCGACGAGATCGAGGCCATCATCCGCACCAGGAACCGCGACGAGTGGTACGAGCTCCTCGTCAAGGCCGACGTCTGCGTGGGCAAGGTCTACGACCCCGAGGAGATGGTCGCCGACCCGCAGGTGCAGGCCCGCGAGATGGTGGTCGAGGTCAAGCACCCGACCCTCGGCACCATCAAGGAGTTCGGCATCCCCATCAAGCTGTCGGCGACGCCCGGCACCGTGCGCACCGCGGCGCCGCACGCCGGCGAGCACACCGAGGCCGTCCTGCGCGAGCTGGGGCTCTCCGCCGCGGACATCAAGGCGCTGCGGGAGAAGAAGATCGTCGGCTGA
- a CDS encoding N-acyl homoserine lactonase family protein yields the protein MAVKGLYALQNGFMGFEKTGLFFGERSADKVRIPVTCYFVRTGDTTILFDTGVSPRAVPGLLRTDPMAGFTEADLLVHRLDSIGIEPKDVDLVVLSHLHYDHAGGAFLFQNSELAVQQDEYSYANYPAGFFAGFYYKKNFDLPGYRWRLLDGDAEIVPGVTVLRSDGHTPGHQSLLVELPQTGPVILAGDCCYWQESIDKEIPPGVVWDPTRAMHSIKRLKTVARLMGGRIFPSHDPVFWASAVKAPDASREPPLPLPSPLRGEGSESSLSPTGGEGRVRGHRPRRNTWESSTASRFWSSPACRRPSCPA from the coding sequence ATGGCCGTCAAGGGGCTCTACGCCCTCCAGAACGGCTTCATGGGGTTCGAGAAGACCGGCCTCTTCTTCGGCGAGCGATCGGCCGACAAGGTGCGCATCCCCGTCACGTGCTATTTCGTCCGCACGGGGGACACGACGATCCTCTTCGACACGGGCGTCTCCCCCCGCGCCGTGCCGGGGCTCCTGCGCACCGATCCCATGGCGGGCTTCACGGAGGCCGACCTCCTCGTCCACCGCCTCGATTCGATCGGGATCGAGCCCAAGGACGTGGACCTGGTGGTGCTCTCGCACCTGCACTACGACCACGCCGGCGGCGCCTTCCTCTTCCAGAACTCGGAGCTGGCCGTCCAGCAGGACGAGTACTCGTACGCGAACTACCCCGCGGGCTTCTTCGCGGGCTTCTACTACAAGAAGAACTTCGACCTGCCCGGCTACCGCTGGCGGCTCCTCGACGGCGACGCGGAGATCGTCCCGGGCGTGACCGTGCTTCGGAGCGACGGCCACACGCCGGGGCACCAGTCGCTGCTGGTCGAGCTGCCGCAGACGGGCCCCGTGATACTCGCGGGCGACTGCTGCTACTGGCAGGAATCGATCGACAAGGAGATCCCGCCCGGCGTCGTGTGGGATCCGACGCGGGCCATGCACTCGATCAAGCGGCTCAAGACCGTCGCCCGGCTCATGGGCGGCCGAATTTTCCCGAGCCACGACCCCGTGTTCTGGGCGTCCGCCGTCAAGGCGCCCGACGCGTCCAGGGAACCACCCCTCCCCCTGCCCTCTCCCCTGAGGGGAGAGGGGTCCGAATCTTCCCTCTCCCCCACCGGGGGAGAGGGTAGGGTGAGGGGGCATCGTCCAAGGAGGAACACATGGGAGTCCTCGACGGCATCAAGATTCTGGAGCTCGCCCGCGTGCCGCCGGCCGAGCTGCCCGGCATGA